The Raphanus sativus cultivar WK10039 chromosome 2, ASM80110v3, whole genome shotgun sequence genome includes a region encoding these proteins:
- the LOC108824024 gene encoding enoyl-[acyl-carrier-protein] reductase, mitochondrial isoform X1 has protein sequence MTALVKSAGVRVLKLSSAVNFRLNQSGETRTRSLRSFSMLMSPPSKAIVYEQQGSPDSVTRLVNLPPVEVRDNDVCVKMIAAPINPSDINRIEGVYPVRPPVPAVGGYEGVGEVYAVGSNVSALSPGDWVIPSPPSSGTWQTYVVKEESVWHKIDKSCPMEYAATITVNPLTALRMLEDFKPLASGDSVVQNGATSIVGQCVIQLARLRGISTINIIRDRPGSDEAKENLKALGADQVFSESHLNVKNVKSLLGELPEPALGFNCVGGNAASLVLKFLREGGTMVTYGGMSKKPVTVSTTAFIFKGLELKGFWLQNWLSLGKVKECREMIDYLLGLARDGKLKYETELVPFDEFPVALDKALGKLGRQPKQVITF, from the exons atgacgGCGTTGGTGAAGTCAGCCGGTGTCCGAGTTCTGAAACTGTCGTCGGCGGTGAATTTCAGGCTGAACCAAAGCGGAGAAACACGAACACGTTCTCTGAGATCCTTCTCTATGCTTATGTCGCCACCGTCAAAGGCCATCGTGTACGAGCAGCAGGGCTCTCCCGATTCTGTCACCAG ATTGGTGAATCTCCCGCCGGTGGAAGTTAGAGACAACGATGTATGCGTTAAAATGATCGCCGCGCCCATCAATCCCTCCGATATCAACCGAATCGAAG GTGTGTACCCGGTTAGGCCACCTGTACCAGCCGTTGGTGGTTACGAAGGTGTTGGTGAAGTCTATGCTGTTGGCTCCAACGTCAGTGCTCTTTCTCCTGGTGATTGGGTTATTCCATCTCCACCATCTTCAG GGACTTGGCAGACGTATGTTGTCAAGGAGGAGAGTGTGTGGCACAAAATTGACAAATCTTGTCCAATGGAGTACGCGGCGACCATTACTGTTAATCCCTTGACGGCTTTAAGGATGCTTGAAGATTTTAAGCCCTTAGCTTCCG GAGATTCTGTGGTACAGAATGGTGCAACAAGTATCGTGGGTCAATGTGTGATCCAGTTAGCTAGGCTCCGTGGCATCAGTACCATCAATATCATCCGTGATAG GCCCGGGTCGGATGAAGCAAAAGAGAATCTGAAAGCTCTAGGTGCAGACCAAGTGTTTTCGGAGAGTCATCTGAATGTGAAAAATGTGAAAAGTCTTTTG GGAGAGTTACCTGAACCAGCTCTGGGATTCAACTGTGTTGGTGGCAATGCTGCCTCTCTCGTGCTCAAGTTTCTGAG GGAAGGAGGAACCATGGTAACATATGGTGGGATGTCTAAGAAGCCAGTCACTGTTTCAACAACAGCTTTCATCTTCAAG GGTTTGGAGTTGAAAGGGTTTTGGCTGCAGAACTGGTTGAGTTTGGGTAAAGTAAAAGAATGCAGGGAGATGATAGACTATCTTCTCGGGCTTGCCCGGGACGGAAAGCTAAAATACGA AACGGAACTGGTTCCTTTCGACGAGTTCCCTGTCGCTCTCGATAAAGCTCTCGGGAAGTTAGGTAGACAACCCAAACAAGTCATCACATTCTGA
- the LOC130507865 gene encoding stress response protein NST1-like, which produces MEARNEYAALMEERLANFPSREEVEVHLTLIQQLRSKLSASHASEQERMKQVVDLKVLLTAKATEKVALEEEKIAFEKEKVTLEEEKVALEKEKVAMEADLESLKAKFRREAEMRERVARRERRAACRLVAKGYDAALDKARETIQRKKAESTAETRLQEVRAKIEALAEYLEGGFELEEELDHLKDVEISREIEYGLAAVSDDSFRGLDLPQVSDDSFNLGVE; this is translated from the coding sequence ATGGAGGCTAGAAATGAGTACGCTGCTTTGATGGAGGAACGGTTGGCGAACTTCCCCTCTCGAGAGGAGGTCGAAGTTCATCTTACTTTGATCCAACAGTTGCGATCAAAGTTAAGTGCGTCGCATGCAAGTGAGCAGGAGCGAATGAAGCAAGTCGTCGACTTAAAGGTGCTTTTGACGGCTAAAGCGACGGAGAAGGTTGCGCTTGAGGAGGAGAAAATCGCGTTTGAGAAGGAGAAGGTCACACTAGAGGAGGAGAAAGTTGCGCTAGAGAAGGAGAAGGTCGCGATGGAGGCGGACCTTGAATCTTTGAAGGCGAAGTTCAGAAGAGAGGCTGAGATGCGAGAAAGAGTGGCTCGGAGGGAGAGACGAGCTGCTTGTCGGTTGGTAGCCAAGGGTTACGATGCTGCCCTCGATAAGGCTAGGGAGACTATCCAACGGAAGAAGGCGGAAAGCACCGCGGAGACGCGCTTACAAGAGGTTCGCGCAAAGATCGAGGCTTTGGCCGAATACTTGGAGGGCGGGTTCGAGCTTGAGGAGGAGCTGGATCATCTTAAGGATGTAGAGATATCGAGGGAGATCGAGTATGGCCTCGCGGCAGTGTCGGATGACTCTTTTAGGGGTCTCGACCTTCCTCAAGTTTCTGATGACTCGTTCAACCTAGGGGTTGAATGA
- the LOC108824024 gene encoding enoyl-[acyl-carrier-protein] reductase, mitochondrial isoform X2, with the protein MTALVKSAGVRVLKLSSAVNFRLNQSGETRTRSLRSFSMLMSPPSKAIVYEQQGSPDSVTRLVNLPPVEVRDNDVCVKMIAAPINPSDINRIEGVYPVRPPVPAVGGYEGVGEVYAVGSNVSALSPGDWVIPSPPSSGTWQTYVVKEESVWHKIDKSCPMEYAATITVNPLTALRMLEDFKPLASGDSVVQNGATSIVGQCVIQLARLRGISTINIIRDRPGSDEAKENLKALGADQVFSESHLNVKNGELPEPALGFNCVGGNAASLVLKFLREGGTMVTYGGMSKKPVTVSTTAFIFKGLELKGFWLQNWLSLGKVKECREMIDYLLGLARDGKLKYETELVPFDEFPVALDKALGKLGRQPKQVITF; encoded by the exons atgacgGCGTTGGTGAAGTCAGCCGGTGTCCGAGTTCTGAAACTGTCGTCGGCGGTGAATTTCAGGCTGAACCAAAGCGGAGAAACACGAACACGTTCTCTGAGATCCTTCTCTATGCTTATGTCGCCACCGTCAAAGGCCATCGTGTACGAGCAGCAGGGCTCTCCCGATTCTGTCACCAG ATTGGTGAATCTCCCGCCGGTGGAAGTTAGAGACAACGATGTATGCGTTAAAATGATCGCCGCGCCCATCAATCCCTCCGATATCAACCGAATCGAAG GTGTGTACCCGGTTAGGCCACCTGTACCAGCCGTTGGTGGTTACGAAGGTGTTGGTGAAGTCTATGCTGTTGGCTCCAACGTCAGTGCTCTTTCTCCTGGTGATTGGGTTATTCCATCTCCACCATCTTCAG GGACTTGGCAGACGTATGTTGTCAAGGAGGAGAGTGTGTGGCACAAAATTGACAAATCTTGTCCAATGGAGTACGCGGCGACCATTACTGTTAATCCCTTGACGGCTTTAAGGATGCTTGAAGATTTTAAGCCCTTAGCTTCCG GAGATTCTGTGGTACAGAATGGTGCAACAAGTATCGTGGGTCAATGTGTGATCCAGTTAGCTAGGCTCCGTGGCATCAGTACCATCAATATCATCCGTGATAG GCCCGGGTCGGATGAAGCAAAAGAGAATCTGAAAGCTCTAGGTGCAGACCAAGTGTTTTCGGAGAGTCATCTGAATGTGAAAAAT GGAGAGTTACCTGAACCAGCTCTGGGATTCAACTGTGTTGGTGGCAATGCTGCCTCTCTCGTGCTCAAGTTTCTGAG GGAAGGAGGAACCATGGTAACATATGGTGGGATGTCTAAGAAGCCAGTCACTGTTTCAACAACAGCTTTCATCTTCAAG GGTTTGGAGTTGAAAGGGTTTTGGCTGCAGAACTGGTTGAGTTTGGGTAAAGTAAAAGAATGCAGGGAGATGATAGACTATCTTCTCGGGCTTGCCCGGGACGGAAAGCTAAAATACGA AACGGAACTGGTTCCTTTCGACGAGTTCCCTGTCGCTCTCGATAAAGCTCTCGGGAAGTTAGGTAGACAACCCAAACAAGTCATCACATTCTGA
- the LOC108835134 gene encoding uncharacterized protein LOC108835134 — protein MHLRGSGLLETIDNTKTVSDEKKAKAMIFLRHHIHDGLKDEYITKEDPGDLWKSLKERFDHQKYVILPKAKHEWIHLRFQDYKSVSEFNSAMFGITSRMMLCGEKISDYDMIEKTLSTFYPENVVLQQQYRVNGFKRYSELM, from the coding sequence ATGCATCTAAGAGGTAGCGGGCTTTTGGAAACCATCGATAATACTAAAACGGTGTCGGATGAGAAAAAGGCTAAAGCCATGATATTTTTACGACACCACATACATGATGGTTTAAAAGATGAATATATTACGAAAGAGGATCCTGGGGACCTCTGGAAATCTCTTAAAGAGAGGTTTGATCACCAGAAGTATGTGATCTTACCAAAAGCCAAACACGAGTGGATCCATCTCCGGTTCCAGGACTACAAAAGTGTAAGTGAGTTTAATTCCGCTATGTTCGGAATTACTTCAAGGATGATGTTATGTGGAGAGAAAATAAGTGATTATGATATGATCGAGAAAACTCTCTCCACGTTCTATCCTGAAAATGTAGTCCTGCAGCAACAGTACCGGGTGAATGGATTTAAGCGTTACTCGGAGTTGATGTAA